ccttcgcggagctcaaaaacctattcacgatgccttcagtcattgtgcggaccatggtcgcctgcggggtagagcaaaacgatatcttagaaccaagaaaaaaattggcatgaccttccctaaaaataggaccaaaaagaatgcatagtgccaaaattcttgccgaaacggaaatgaatcaaaacattccggcaaaatattggcaactatcgcatttcaaataccggtaccttcaaacacaatcatatatgcaacaccacaaacacatgcaacaccacaaacatacatagatctagctaggccacaaaaagtgcatgtgcatgttgttggagcgagctagggagaaaaaaagtagatctacatcatgaagatagctttccccttacttacctatcaaaaaaaggtaatttcaccacttaattttgatgaatttatggtggaaatgaggtgaggaggaggaggcagccgagacaagtttggaggaggaggtggagagaatgaagtggggaaagtgagtgggtaggtgggctgtccaaaatatcttgttggtcccaggttactaatggcgcaccaccacataatgcgccattagtaaccgtaattactaatggcgcacctgcaggtggtgcgccattagtactttttgcagaaaagtaaaaaaacatatgtatactaatggcgcacggtgtaacagtgcgccattagtagtttaaactactaatggcgcactgtgatacggtgcgccattagtaggttcagaaaaaagtaaaaaatatatatatactaatggtgcactggcctggccgtgcgccattactagttagaactagtaatggcgcactttgtctccatgcgccattagtttgtatggaaaaatgggaaaaaaatcgacagtagtggcgcaccgtgaggcTAGCGTGCCATTAGTGTCtgccacactaatggcgtacctgaagctagtgcgccattagtatatagtagtggcgcactgtcttcctggtgcgccattagaatcagtcctatctatagcccttttcctagtagtgggataCCATCTTGGGCTTCCGCGAATCTTGGGTGGAGTCTGGCCAGATGGTCTCCTGATCATCTCTCCTCTAAGCTCCCCAACAGCAAAAGCACCTGCTTGAAGTATCTAGAGATGGTCTCCATTGATCTCCTGAACGTGTTGTGAATGACCCTGAACCTTTGGTTATGGccaacaacatggaggaacatggcCACTTGCTCTTCGACACTGGTGTTGATGCTATCTTGTAGCAGGCCCCTGCTCCTGAAGGTCTCGACAAGCCTGGCAAATGGTGTTCTTTTCATTCTAAGCATCCACAGAGCCTCGACGTCAttgcagttgtagatgtagttcagattttGAATCCTCTCCTGTTCCTGGGAAACAATGGACCATAGCGGATCAAAGGTCTCCCAGCACGACGAACAGCTCTTTGGTACATGAACATGACCCATGCCTGAATCACACTAATCAGTGCTGCAGCCTGGATTATCAGCCTCATCCGTGCATCCATAACCTAGTCGACATCGATGGTTCGTTCAGTGGGAGCTAACAAAGGGGGGAGGGGTGCTGCTTACTGGCATTGGAGACGAGGACGGCGTAGGGGGAGCCATGGCACAGACTAGGTCGATCAGACGGTGGCCAACAGCAAACGGAGCACCAGATCCGCCGCaaacgccgccgcctcttccgccgccGCCTATAGCGCAGATATGAAATCGCAGCCGCAGCCGGTGGTGAGGCAGTAGGAAAAAAAGGGAGGCAGTGGCTATGGGTGAGCGAGTGAAAGGGGGGTGAGGCTAATTTGGCGCCGGGACGGCGCACCAGATTTCCATCTCCCGCCATCGCCCCGCTCCCGCCCGTGCGACCTCGCGCCGCACTCAGCCTGGCTCGTGAGAAACTGCTGATCCGAGCGTTTCCAGCGATCCAGGCTCTGGGCTGCTTTGAGAAGCGTGTGATGCAAGGCCCAACAGAAAAAATAGGCAATCAAACAGGCATCTCCCTTTCCACGCGGGCCTGGTTGGGctcaatgcaggcaaccaaacacgcccttagtGTTTGCGGTCGTAGATGCTCTAGGTGGTTCTTCTTTTGCTCGGTAGTTTCGTGGTTGTGACCTGGCTGGAGATGATATGTAATGCGTGATGCTTTTGTTTTCGTTTTGTCCTGATTCGATGCAGGGGCAACGGCATTCGGCTGTCCTGAAGTCTGCAAGCATCACCAAAGCCACCAACTAATCACGAGTCCCAACACTCTGATCACTCATTCATTAATCTCCACACAAACTGCTCAAACAGAGCGTGAAGCAAGCTACCATGGCAAGCCGCACGCGCGAACTCTTCCCCTGTAAACCGTCCCGCACACCACTCAATCGCGCCAGTACAATTCCCACGTCACCGGCGCGCCGAAGAGAGCAGAAACTGAAGAGGAGAGGATTGCTATGGGATTCAACACACGCTTGCATTAGCTCCGCGGCTCAAGTTATATACAGTTACAGAGATGATCGTGTGCCACTACCAGCAGGGACGTGGGCTGGCTACATGCCCACTAACTCACGCGCGTGCACTGACCATGAGTCGTGCTACATACGTTGTACATACANNNNNNNNNNNNNNNNNNNNNNNNNNNNNNNNNNNNNNNNNNNNNNNNNNNNNNNNNNNNNNNNNNNNNNNNNNNNNNNNNNNNNNNNNNNNNNNNNNNNNNNNNNNNNNNNNNNNNNNNNNNNNNNNNNNNNNNNNNNNNNNNNNNNNNNNNNNNNNNNNNNNNNNNNNNNNNNNNNNNNNNNNNNNNNNNNNNNNNNNNNNNNNNNNNNNNNNNNNNNNNNNNNNNNNNNNNNNNNNNNNNNNNNNNNNNNNNNNNNNNNNNNNNNNNNNNNNNNNNNNNNNNNNNNNNNNNNNNNNNNNNNNNNNNNNNNNNNNNNNNNNNNNNNNNNNNNNNNNNNNNNNNNNNNNNNNNNNNNNNNNNNNNNNNNNNNNNNNNNNNCGGAACTGGAGGAAATGTCCATGGGCAAGCCTTTGGTCATGACGTCGGCGAGCTGTTGCTTGGTGGGGATTTGGAGAACGCGGAACTCGCCCAGCGCCACACGCTCCCGCACAAAATGAATGTCGAGTTCGACATGCTTGGTGCGTCGGTGGTGCACGGGGTTCGCGGAGAGGTAGCAGGCGGAGATGTTGTCGCAGTACACCACAGTCACCGTGCGCACGGGCAGGGAGAGCTCGCCGAGGAGTTGACGAAGCCAGACGCATTCCGCAATGACATTGGCCACACCGCGGTACTCAGCTTCAGCGCTAGAGCGAGAAACTGTGGCCTGTCGCTTTGACGACCAGGATATGAGGGCGTCGCCGAGGTAGACGCAGAAACCAGACGTGGAGCGACGGGTGTCCGGGCAGCCGGCCCAGTCAGCGTCGGTGTAGCCGTGAAGATCCAGTGTAGACGAGGCGCGCAAGTGGAGGCCGTGAGCGGGCGCCCCGCGCACGTAGCGCAGAACACGCTTGATGAGAGCTTGATGACATGCCCGTGGATCATGCATGTGCAAGCAGATCTGTTGCATGGCATAGGCCAGCTCGGGCCAGGTGATGGTGAGGTACTGGAGAGCCCCGGCAAGGCTGCGATACTCCAACGGGTCGTCCACATGTGGCCCTTCAGCTTGGGGAAGTTTGCCCTTGGTGTCGATCGGCGTGGGCACCGGCTTGCAGGTGTCCATGCCAGCGCGCTCGAGGACGTCCTCAGCGTACTGTTGTTGACAGAGGAAGAAGCCAGCTGCGGTGCGCGTCACCTGGATGCCGAGGAAGAAGCGCAGGGCACCTaggtccttcatggcaaatgcactGGTGAGCTGGAGGACgatccgttgaagaagcgcctgggTCGATGCGGTgagcacaatgtcgtcgacgtagaggagGAGGAAAGCCGCGTCCGTGCCATGAGTGTAGGTGAACAGCGAGGAGTCAGAACATGTTGCGGCGAAGCCGATCGTCTTGAGGAAGCCGGCGAACGTCTGAAACCAGGCACGCGGGGCCTGCTTGAGCCCGTACAGTGACTTGGCGAGGCGGCAAACATGATGAGGTCGGTGTTCGTCGACGAAGCCAGCAGGTTGGAGGCAGTACACCTCCTCAGTAAGCGCCCCGTGCAAGAAGGCGTTCTTCACATCTAGTTGATGAACTGGCTAGTTGCGGGAGGCAGCAATGGTGAGGACGGCGCGTATCATCGCCGGCTTGACCACGGGAGAGAAGGTCTCGCCATAGTCGATGCCGGCGCGTTGGCAGAAGTCGCGGACGACCCACGCGCCTTGTAAGCTCGAGCGAGCCGTCGGCGTGGAATTTATGCTTGAAGATCCATTTGCCGGTGATCAAATTGGCGCCAGGCGGTCGTGGAACAAGCTCCCAGGTTTGGTTTGAGGTGAGCGCGGTGAATTCCTCGCGCATGGCAGCAAACCAGTGAGGGTCACGCATGGCGGCCCGTACGGAGCTGGGCGGTGGCGAGAGAGCAGTGGTCGATGAGACGACGGCGGCATCGTAGTACTTGGGGTTCGGTAGAGATGCCGGACTGAGCCCGCGTGACCATGCGATGAGGCGGATCGGCCGGACCAGGCACGGTGGGTAGAGGAAAGAGTTCTGAATTTGAGTGGGAGCTCGCAGCTGAACCTGACGACCGGGAAACGGAGCCGTCAGATGAGGAAGGAGCGGTGTTGTGGGAGCCGTCCGATGTCGATCCAGCAGCCGAGTTTGAAGGTTGCGGAGACGCGGGAAGCGGCGAGGCAGCGATGCCGTCGGAAATTGATCCAACAGCCGTGGTGGAGCGCGATGGCGCAGCGGGGAGGATCTGCAGAACTGACGACGAGctcagcggtggcggcgcgggcaGGCTGGCAGCTGTATGTGTGGCGAAGGGAAAAACATCCTCATGGAAGTAGACATGGCGTGATGTGAGAACACGTTTGGACTGAAGATCAAAGCAACGATACCCACGATGATCGGCAGGGTAGCCGAGGAAAACGCAGGCCACGGAGCGGCAGTCTAGTTTATGACGTGCAGTGGAGGCGGTGTTCGGATAGCAGAGGCAGCCGAAAACTCGGAGGATGCTGTAATCAGGAGTAACGCTGAGCAGAAGCTCATGGGCCGTGCGCGGCATGCTATGGTGACAGGGGCGCTGGTTCAGCAAGAAGGTGGCGGTGTTCAGAGCTTCAGCCCAGAACCGTAGCGACAGCGGCGCATGGAAGAGGAGAGCGCGCACACTGTCGTTCAGAGTACGGAGTGTGCGCTCGGCCTTGCCGTTCTGCTAGCTGGTGTGAGGACATGACAGGCGAAGCACGGTGCCGTGGGAGGCGAGGAGCTCACGCGAGGCATGGCTGTCAAACTCCCGTCCGTTGTCAGTTTGGACAGAGAACACAGGCAGCTGAAACTGGGTGCGAGCGTAGGCGTAGAAATCGCGTAGGATGGGCAGGACATCAGATTTGTGTTTAAGTGGAAACGTCTAGACGTAGTGTGTGTAGCCATCGAGGATCACTAGATAGAACTGGTAACCAGAGATGCTAGAAACCGGTGACGTCCATACATCAAGATGCAGTAGTTGAAAGGGAAAATAAGTACAAGTGTCTGAAGCTGAAAATGGGAGGCGCACATGCTTGCCAAGGCGACAGGCGTGGCAAGGATGTGGAGCACTTTTGCTGAAAGAAAAACTACTGTCGACAAGCCGGAGCTGCGCAGAACCGAGGTGACCAAGCCGCTGGTGCAGGCGAGTAGTGGTGACGACACCGGCGAAGGGAAGAGCGGTGGGTCGTGGCGCCGTCACGGAGTAGAGGTCGCCAGTGGAATCACAACGCAGGATCACCGCCCGAGTTCGAAGGTCCTTGACAGAGAAGCCAAATAAGTCAAATTCAACTGAAACGGGATTGTCACGACAAATTTGACGAACGGAAAGGAGATTCTTGATCAAAGAGGGCGAAACAAGTATGTTGCGGAGTTGGATGGGCGAGGTACCAGAGATGAGCGAGCCGGCGCCCGTGTGTGTGATAGGAAGATGCTCACCGCTACCAACTACAATGTGAGAGGAGGAAGTGGACGGGAGAAGAGTGTGAAGAGTACCGGGGGTGTTCGTCATATGCGATGCCGCGCCGGAGTCCATGTACCACCCAGGAGCGCTCCCAGAGGATGACGGCCCTGCGGTGGCGCTGTGGAGTGCGGCCTGAAGGGAAGTCATGTCCAGAGGCTGCTGTGGCGCGCCGGGAGGGGTGGCGTAGGCGGACGGCGGCCCGTAGCCGTATGCACCAGGAGCAGTTGGGGTCGGAGCAGCGTACATCGCCTGTTGTGGCGGAGTCCCAGGGCAAGGCCCAAGAACACCAGAGCCCGGTGCTCGCCATGGCATCGGCCACGCCTGGACGAGGCCGGTCCACGAGTTGGTGCCGGGCGCGGGAGCAGGCAGACCAGGGACGCGGGAAGGAGCGGACGGCGGAGGGGCACTGTCATTGCCGCGGCCGCGACGACGCCCACGCCCACCGCGTGCACGCCCTCCGCCTGTGGCATCAGGCACGGCAGGAGGGCAGCAGGTGGGGAGGAAGGGGGCGGCGTGGCGCCACGCCCGGCGAAGAGCGCGTGCGCGCCCTGGAGGCGCGCGGTCTGCTCGGCCCGGTGCTCTTCGAGAAGGAGGAAGGAGCGCGTCTGGAGAAGCGACGGCAGCGGCGACTGCGCCGTGATGTGCGGGATGGCGCCGTGGAACTGGCGGTGAGGCCGCGCAGTAGATGGAAGACCTGCCGCGGCTCCGTCACCGGCTGGCCGAGGTCCCGGAGCTGATCAGCGTACGCCTTCAACTTGGTGCAGTACTGCATGATCGTCAGATCGCCTTGCACCACGGCGTGATACTCGGCGTCAATGTAGACGGCCCGGGCAAGTTGATTGTCCCGGAAGATGTCGTCGATGGCCGTCCAGACGGTGAGGGCGGTGTCCTCCTGCGCCATCACAGCGTCCAGCAGATCAGGCGCAACGGTGGTGTTGAGCCAGTGGACAACGGCGTGGTCCGCCATCGCCCAGTCAGGGTCATCGAAGCGCGGGACGGCGACGACGTCCACATGATCGCGGAGACCGAACATCCCGATCGCGGTGTCGAAGTGGCGCCGCCACTGCGCGTAGTTGCCGGCGAGCAAGTCAAGAGTGACAGGGACGTGGCGGCGAATGTCGATGGTCTGGAGAACAGACGAAGCGACGGTGACCACGGGCGGCGGGGCAGCAGGCCGGGCAGCAACAGAGCCAGCCGCGGCAGCAGCGTCGGCGGAGAGGGCGGCTGGAAGCAGAGCAGGAGGGGACGGAGACGGCGCAACGACGGCGGGAGCGCCAGAGTCGTCAGAGGCCGTAGTCTCGGGGGAGTCGGGGTCGCCCATAGCGGCGGAAGCGGGATCGACGGCCGGAGCAAAGGGATTGATCCGGGCGGTGGTCTCTAATACCATGAAGAGGAGAGGATTGCTATGGGATTCAACACACGCTTGCATTAGCTCTGCGGCTCAAGTTATATACAGTTACAGAGATGATCGTGTGCCACTAGACGTGGGCTGGCTACATGCCCACTAACTCACGCGCGTGCACTGACCATGAGTCGTGCTACATACGCTGTACATACACTGGAGAATACATACACTCTAACAGAAACCACGCCACCGCTTGCCTACACGGAGGTACAGTATCGTTCAGGACAAGATCGAATGCGCCACCCCACCGATCGCTTCGAACGCTTGCATATTTGcttgcgtgcatgcatgcacacttgGATGCCTGCCGGGCCTCGTGCTGGTCCAGTATTTTGTCATCAACTCGGTCGGAGACATCATGATAAGGTCGTCCAACGAATCCATCCATATTCTACCGATTTCCAGATGGGAGGTAGCTGGTGTGTTTTGTGCTCATTCTTCTCAGCAGTAAATCCGCTGGATTTTTGCGTTCAGCAGTAATAAATCCACTGGacccgcaacagcagcagcagcagcatagcATTACCCAACAGGAAATCAACATCCACCGTTGACCGCCCTCAGAATTCAAAGGCCGTACTGCAGCAGCATCTGGACGTTAATATTTTGGATGCATCTTCTGCAATGATATGATGCACCACATGGCCACCTTGGTTTTATTCTGAACCAACCAGGATCCgatgctgctgctgttttttctttttacagaaccTTCTACTGCCTTGGTTCAGCAAGTGAAAACGGCCACTGCAGTAGTACAGTACAATCAATTATCTCATGAGCAGTAGACGGTGGTGGCGTCAGAAGAGTGATTACCCTTGTTCCCAGCGTGTACAATCTTGGCAAAGGTGGCAGGTTGGTTGCACATGCTGCCCAAGTGACGCCAGACGAGTACAGGAGACATTAGCTATCAGCCATCAGTGCCAGCTCCTCTCCGCGGCGGCCGCTTATTTTTATCCGGTGATTTGGTACTGATGCAGCTGGCCAAAGCTTGCACAAATGGCAACCCCAGCATGATATGAGCTTGCGACATGACATGGCGACAAAGCCAAGCCAATAAAACCCCACAGAGAGACAAAGAAGCCATCAAAACCGGCCTAACAACCCCATTGAAACCAATTTATTTGACAGCCAGGACAAGGAGCATGCTGTGCTACAGGGGCCAGCCTGTGCATCCCAGGATAACATGTGAGGCTGTTTTATTGGATgctcacaagatgatgatgacaagATGTACAGGGTCACCTTAACATATTGTATAATGTTTATTTTATATATGGCAATAAAATAAACAACAATATAAACCAACTCTTTGGACTCAGACAACCTACCGGACAAAATTTCTTACAGATTGAATGAACAAATGTAACTGTACAAGGAAACACCTCTCTGGACTCATCAAGGACGCCAGCCAAATTTTTGTATTATGAGCCTCAAAGCTGACTGTACGAAGCCCGATGATTCTTTGATGCACCTATAACGGAAGAGAATTTTTTGGGGGGAAAGATGGTGATGAAGCTACAGCTTGATGTCTCCAGATTGTACATGGACAGAAACATGAAAGGATGAATATTGGGTGCTATATGCATTTACGCTGTCGCGAGGGCATGGTACCTAAGGGTGGATGAGCAGATGGAGGAATTTGATGATTGACTGTGGAGGTCGGAACAAGCCTCGGGAAATACCGACTCGGAGTATCCAGAAACGTTGGAGCAAGACCAAGAGGCAGAATGCGCTGAATCAGCTATGGTGAAATTGATATTGGAGAGGCAGATATTGGTGAAAGGATCGCCATCGATTCCCGACAAAACTCCTGCAAACGAAATGTTTATTCCAACCATGTCTTTTAAGGTGATTCCACTGATCTCCGGGAGTGCAGAcaaatcaaaatgttcatcaggatggctTGACCAATCGCCGGTGAACTCGATTGCAACATGGACATCTTCCATCTGGACATTTGATACTATCGCATCCCTTATATAACCACCACGGCCTGGTGCTGTCCTGAAGGAGATACCTTTGGATGAACCGTGAATATAAAGGTGATCAACATGAACATCCGAGATCCCACCAGACATCTCACTGCCAAATGCAAGAGCAGCTCCCAGTGAGGCTTGCAGATCCACTCTAGTAATGTGAATGTCTGAGGTTGGCCTTCCAAATGTAATGCCATAGTTGTCCCACCCACTTTTTAATGAGATGGCATCATGACCGACACTAATTATGCTGTCCTCAATGCACAGATTCGAGCATGAATCTGCATAGAAAATAGTACAGAAGTTATTCACAATATTCAGCCATGCTACTGAAGTAGATCAATGTTCGCAAAGAACTTGTACAAAAATAACACAAGCAATTTAAGGAAACAATAGATTTATCTTGCGGTGAGTAGATATGAGGTATTTTATTCTGATTCCTTTCAATACCGAGTAGGTTATTTTTACTAGCTCCTGGAACGCATCCAAATACATATAATGGCAACTCAAATTAAGTAGCAAAACACGCTTAATTGTGGAAAAAATATTTATGTGTGTGAATTTAGAATATAAATATCCAATCAAAAGCTAATAGATAATTTAGGTTAAATATAATGCATGGGCTTTTACTAAAGTAGCAGCACATGAAGAGCAGTGTTACCTGGGACAATTCCATTGGTGAGTGGAGCATCCAATTCAGTCTCGATTGTGACATTACTGATTGTTACATTGCTGGAAAAAAAACATGTCAGTACATCTCTCAAACATTAAGAATGGGTTTAGAATTATCTCTGGAAAAAAAATGTCAACATACCTGCAATACACAGGATGTATACCCCATGCTGGGGAATCTAAGAATGTCAAGTTCGAAATCACAATTTCTTCCGAATACTCAAACTCCACAAGATGAGGCCGGCTATAATTCAATTTATTCGAGCGAAACCAGTTCCACCATATCAAACCCTGGCCGTCTACGATTCCATTGTTCCCTGTAGAAAATATATTTTAAATGCGATTATAAATTGAATATAGTAAACCAAATAACAAACCACATTAAATTCTGATGTCTGATAGAAGACTGTATTTACCTGTAATTATGACATCCGTAACATTGTGCCCATTTATTAAGCTGCGATGCCTTGCACCCGGAAGATCAATTCCTTGGCCATATGATGGCAAAGGTTCCACAATTGGCCATTGTGTCACATCCTGCAGTGCAAAtgcaaattcatagtgaatttcaaaTACAATTAATATTGAATTAATTCCTGAGACTAAAAAGAATACATGAGGTATAAATAAGGAGTTTCTTCCTTTTAGACTAATTTATGCTGCCTATGTTGTCCTACTTCTCATAATTTCAAACTTCAAAACAATGTAGTAGCATAAAACTCAACAAGACGCCCTCCACTCTGCGATATGCACAAAATATTGTGTATTACAGGCAGGCAATCAAAATCAGCCTACTAGCAGGCATGATTAAAGAAAGCAGCTTGACTTCAAAACAATCCAAGTACAaattgtttttccttgtttgctgGCCTCACATGGACAGCTATGTGTCACCATCCGATACCCATTTTTATTAGGAAAGAGAAAACCGATGGGCAGATAGTCGAATATTGGGCCGCTAATGTTTATAAATTTTTATATACGCGGAAACCCCATGTATAAGAAAATTCATAGTGATTTCTAAATATGCGCAATACCAAAATAATGAATATACTCACACGAAAACGACTTTCAAGGTAAACATCACATATGACCTCTACCTAGAGACATGTCAAATCGTTCCAACTAAACATCTTT
Above is a window of Triticum dicoccoides isolate Atlit2015 ecotype Zavitan chromosome 5B, WEW_v2.0, whole genome shotgun sequence DNA encoding:
- the LOC119307840 gene encoding probable polygalacturonase, with the translated sequence MASLVVLASLLTVIGLAQGEAQCARYSGRPRPHSVTITEFGAVGDGLTVNTVPFQNAIFYLRSFADKGGAQLYVPKGRWLTGSFNLTSHLTLFLEKDAVIIGTEDVTQWPIVEPLPSYGQGIDLPGARHRSLINGHNVTDVIITGNNGIVDGQGLIWWNWFRSNKLNYSRPHLVEFEYSEEIVISNLTFLDSPAWGIHPVYCSNVTISNVTIETELDAPLTNGIVPDSCSNLCIEDSIISVGHDAISLKSGWDNYGITFGRPTSDIHITRVDLQASLGAALAFGSEMSGGISDVHVDHLYIHGSSKGISFRTAPGRGGYIRDAIVSNVQMEDVHVAIEFTGDWSSHPDEHFDLSALPEISGITLKDMVGINISFAGVLSGIDGDPFTNICLSNINFTIADSAHSASWSCSNVSGYSESVFPEACSDLHSQSSNSSICSSTLRYHALATA